A portion of the Helicobacter pylori NQ4053 genome contains these proteins:
- the fabG gene encoding 3-oxoacyl-ACP reductase FabG, producing the protein MQFTGKNVLITGASKGIGAEIAKTLASMGLKVWINYRSNAEVADALKNELEEKGYKAAVIKFDAASESDFIEAIQTIVQSDGGLSYLVNNAGVVRDKLAIKMKTEDFHHVIDNNLTSAFIGCREALKVMSKSRFGSVVNVASIIGERGNMGQTNYSASKGGMIAMSKSFAYEGALRNIRFNSVTPGFIETDMNANLKDELKADYVKNIPLNRLGSAKEVAEAVAFLLSDHSSYITGETLKVNGGLYM; encoded by the coding sequence ATGCAATTCACAGGGAAAAATGTTCTCATTACGGGAGCTTCTAAAGGCATTGGGGCCGAAATCGCCAAAACTCTCGCTTCTATGGGGCTGAAAGTTTGGATCAATTACCGCAGTAATGCTGAAGTGGCTGACGCTTTGAAAAATGAGCTTGAAGAAAAAGGCTATAAGGCAGCTGTCATTAAATTTGATGCGGCTTCTGAAAGCGATTTTATTGAAGCGATACAAACCATTGTCCAAAGCGATGGAGGTTTGTCTTATTTGGTGAATAACGCTGGTGTGGTACGCGATAAATTAGCCATCAAAATGAAAACAGAAGATTTTCACCATGTCATAGACAATAATCTCACTTCAGCCTTTATAGGTTGCCGAGAGGCTTTAAAGGTGATGAGTAAGAGTCGTTTTGGGAGCGTGGTTAATGTCGCTTCTATCATTGGTGAAAGAGGTAATATGGGGCAGACAAACTACTCAGCGAGTAAGGGGGGAATGATTGCGATGAGCAAGTCCTTTGCTTATGAGGGAGCTTTAAGGAATATTCGTTTCAACTCTGTAACGCCAGGCTTTATAGAAACCGACATGAACGCTAATTTGAAAGACGAACTCAAAGCGGATTATGTTAAAAACATTCCTTTAAACAGGCTAGGGTCTGCTAAGGAAGTGGCAGAAGCGGTAGCGTTTCTTTTGAGTGATCACTCTAGTTACATCACTGGAGAGACTCTCAAAGTCAATGGCGGACTTTATATGTAG
- the rpsU gene encoding 30S ribosomal protein S21 produces MPGIKVREGDAFDEAYRRFKKQTDRNLVVTECRARRFFESKTEKRKKQKISAKKKVLKRLYMLRRYESRL; encoded by the coding sequence ATGCCAGGGATTAAGGTTAGAGAAGGCGATGCGTTTGATGAAGCTTATAGGAGATTCAAAAAGCAAACCGATCGCAATTTGGTGGTAACAGAATGCCGTGCAAGGAGATTCTTTGAGTCTAAAACTGAAAAACGCAAAAAACAAAAAATCAGTGCTAAGAAGAAAGTTTTAAAGCGTCTTTATATGTTAAGGCGTTATGAATCAAGACTATAA
- a CDS encoding ribbon-helix-helix domain-containing protein, whose translation MELGNKNIKPGRKRVAVDELKRNFSVTFYLSKEEHDVLRRLADEEVESVNSFVKRHILKTIIYKKGTNQDSSINCDSSSRL comes from the coding sequence ATGGAATTAGGAAATAAAAATATAAAACCCGGTCGTAAGCGTGTCGCTGTAGATGAGTTGAAACGCAATTTTTCAGTGACTTTTTATCTCTCTAAAGAAGAGCATGATGTTTTGAGACGCTTAGCTGATGAAGAAGTAGAAAGCGTCAATTCTTTTGTCAAACGTCACATTTTAAAAACAATCATTTACAAAAAAGGCACTAACCAAGATTCTTCTATCAATTGTGATTCTTCTAGTAGGCTTTAA
- a CDS encoding YkgB family protein produces the protein MQALKSLLEVITKLQNLGGYLMHIAIFIIFIWIGGLKFVPYEAEGIAPFVANSPFFSFMYKFEKPAYKQHKMSESQSMQEEMQDNPKIVENKEWHKENHTYLVAEGLGITIMILGILVLLGLWMPLMGVIGGLLVAGMTITTLSFLFTTPEVFVNQHFPWLSGAGRLVVKDLALFAGGLFVAGFDAKRYLEGKGFCLMDRSSVGIKTKCSSGCCS, from the coding sequence ATGCAAGCGTTAAAATCATTGCTTGAAGTGATTACAAAACTCCAGAATCTAGGCGGCTATTTGATGCATATAGCTATTTTCATCATTTTTATTTGGATTGGAGGGCTTAAGTTTGTGCCGTATGAAGCTGAAGGGATCGCTCCTTTTGTGGCTAACTCCCCTTTCTTTTCTTTCATGTATAAATTTGAAAAGCCCGCATACAAACAACACAAAATGTCTGAATCCCAATCCATGCAAGAAGAAATGCAAGATAACCCTAAAATCGTTGAAAACAAAGAATGGCATAAAGAAAACCACACTTATTTAGTGGCTGAAGGTTTAGGGATCACGATCATGATCCTAGGTATTTTGGTGCTTTTAGGGCTTTGGATGCCTTTAATGGGCGTGATTGGGGGCTTACTTGTCGCTGGAATGACGATCACGACTCTATCCTTTTTATTCACAACGCCAGAAGTGTTTGTCAATCAGCATTTCCCATGGCTTTCTGGGGCTGGAAGGTTAGTGGTTAAAGACTTGGCGTTATTTGCTGGAGGCTTGTTTGTGGCAGGGTTTGATGCGAAACGCTATTTGGAGGGGAAAGGGTTTTGCTTGATGGATCGCTCATCGGTGGGGATTAAAACCAAATGCTCTAGTGGGTGTTGCTCTTAA
- the dapF gene encoding diaminopimelate epimerase — MVFYKYSGSGNDFLITQSFKKKDFSNLAKQVCHRHEGFGADGLVVVLPSRNYDYEWDFYNSDGSKAGMCGNASRCVGLFAYQHNIAPKEHVFLAGKREISIRIEEPNIIESNLGNYEILDTIPNLRCKKFFTNNSVLENIPMFYLINTGVPHLVGFVKNKEWLNSLNTLELRALRHEFNANINIAFIENKETIFLQTYERGVEDFTLACGTGMAAVFIAARIFYNTPKKATLIPKSNESLELSLKNDGIFYKGIVRYIGMSVLGMRVFENGCF, encoded by the coding sequence ATGGTGTTTTACAAGTATTCAGGGAGCGGGAATGATTTTTTAATCACGCAAAGCTTCAAAAAAAAAGATTTTTCCAATTTAGCCAAACAGGTGTGCCATAGGCATGAGGGTTTTGGGGCTGATGGGCTTGTGGTCGTCTTACCGAGCAGAAATTATGACTACGAATGGGATTTTTACAATTCAGATGGCTCTAAAGCTGGCATGTGTGGGAATGCGAGCCGTTGCGTGGGGTTATTTGCCTACCAGCATAATATAGCCCCTAAAGAGCATGTTTTTTTAGCCGGAAAAAGAGAGATTTCTATCCGTATAGAAGAACCCAATATCATAGAGAGCAATCTCGGTAACTACGAAATCCTAGACACCATACCCAATTTAAGATGCAAAAAATTTTTTACTAATAACAGCGTTTTAGAAAATATCCCTATGTTCTATCTCATCAATACAGGAGTGCCGCATTTAGTGGGGTTTGTGAAAAATAAAGAGTGGTTAAATTCCCTTAACACGCTGGAATTAAGGGCTTTAAGGCATGAATTTAACGCTAACATTAATATCGCTTTTATAGAAAATAAAGAGACGATTTTTTTACAAACTTATGAAAGAGGGGTTGAAGATTTCACGCTAGCTTGCGGGACAGGCATGGCAGCGGTTTTTATCGCCGCACGCATTTTTTATAACACGCCTAAAAAAGCCACTCTCATCCCTAAAAGTAACGAATCTTTAGAGCTTTCTTTAAAAAATGATGGAATTTTTTATAAAGGAATCGTTCGTTATATTGGCATGAGTGTTTTAGGCATGAGGGTTTTTGAAAATGGGTGTTTTTGA
- a CDS encoding AI-2E family transporter, whose product MKAQYFFWILFLIGFYWMIYLYQDFLMDALIAGLLCVGFFQVKVFLDKRFFNVVSSFLCVLVLASVLIVPLYFIVYKSSNIIFEINFEKFSALIKWLKGTITENLSHFPTIHDGASKFLENFSAASITGYLLKISSYVGRYSLKLITDALFILGLLFFFFYYGERFYRYFLGVLPLGINQSKKIFEEVAGILRIVLLTSLITVILEGVAFGVMIVWFGHDGWSLGILYGLASLVPAVGGALIWIPIAIYELYHGNVNEAIFIALYSILLISVLIDSVIKPILIVFIKKRIFKTTLKINEMLIFFSMIAGISQFGFWGIIVGPTITAFFIALLRLYENYFIQNDQKACE is encoded by the coding sequence ATGAAAGCTCAGTATTTTTTTTGGATTCTTTTTTTGATTGGTTTTTATTGGATGATCTATTTGTATCAAGATTTTTTAATGGATGCGCTGATCGCTGGGCTTTTGTGCGTGGGGTTTTTTCAAGTGAAAGTTTTTTTAGATAAGCGCTTTTTCAATGTTGTCAGTTCGTTTTTATGCGTTTTGGTTTTAGCGAGCGTTTTGATCGTTCCGTTGTATTTTATTGTTTATAAAAGTTCTAATATTATTTTTGAAATCAATTTTGAAAAATTTTCAGCCCTAATCAAATGGCTTAAAGGGACAATCACTGAAAATTTATCGCATTTTCCTACCATTCATGATGGAGCGAGCAAGTTTTTAGAAAATTTTAGTGCCGCTTCCATCACGGGCTATTTGTTGAAAATAAGCAGCTATGTGGGAAGATACAGCTTGAAACTCATTACAGACGCTTTGTTTATCTTGGGGCTGTTGTTTTTCTTTTTTTATTACGGGGAGAGATTTTATCGTTATTTTTTGGGGGTCTTGCCTCTTGGAATCAATCAAAGCAAAAAGATTTTTGAAGAAGTGGCTGGGATTTTACGCATCGTGCTTTTAACTTCTCTCATCACGGTTATTTTAGAGGGCGTGGCGTTTGGGGTGATGATCGTATGGTTTGGGCATGACGGCTGGTCTTTAGGGATTTTATACGGCCTAGCGTCTTTGGTGCCGGCTGTTGGGGGGGCTTTGATTTGGATCCCTATAGCGATTTATGAACTTTATCATGGGAATGTGAATGAGGCGATATTTATCGCTTTGTATTCTATTTTATTGATTAGCGTGCTGATTGATAGCGTGATCAAGCCAATTTTAATCGTCTTCATCAAAAAAAGAATTTTTAAAACCACCCTTAAAATCAATGAAATGCTGATTTTCTTTTCCATGATTGCTGGGATTTCACAATTTGGTTTTTGGGGGATCATTGTGGGGCCTACTATCACGGCGTTTTTTATTGCGTTACTGCGATTGTATGAAAATTACTTTATCCAAAACGATCAAAAAGCATGCGAATGA
- a CDS encoding radical SAM/SPASM domain-containing protein, with protein MTPNKKLFKKIYIELSDICGLQCSFCPNPKNIRGVMPLELFEKICREAAPLTPIITLHVLGDPCKLKNLNRYLSTAKRFSLKVDLVTSGVYWHDFETLLHDAIYQISISLDAGLDNRNKINQHRYIQKILEFCRYKCEKNSEVFLNLRIQDSTLEKHQNLIKPFLESFECVSLEGLKTQGRARLFKKSFLNIQKTFKWPNLNAQNPLNQESKIPYCYGLIKQVAILSNGVVVPCCMDTQAHINLGDLNHTPLKDILKSQKAMAIKTHFLKGEALELLCKNCSYPLIRYKK; from the coding sequence TTGACACCCAACAAGAAACTTTTTAAAAAAATCTATATAGAATTAAGCGATATTTGCGGGTTGCAATGCAGTTTTTGCCCTAACCCCAAAAATATCAGAGGCGTGATGCCTTTGGAATTGTTTGAAAAAATTTGTAGAGAAGCGGCCCCCTTAACCCCAATCATCACCTTGCATGTTTTAGGCGATCCTTGCAAACTCAAAAATTTAAACCGCTATTTAAGCACCGCTAAACGCTTTTCTTTGAAAGTGGATTTGGTTACTAGCGGGGTGTATTGGCACGATTTTGAGACGCTTTTACACGATGCAATCTATCAAATTTCTATTTCTTTGGACGCAGGGCTAGACAATCGCAACAAAATCAACCAGCACCGCTACATCCAAAAAATTTTAGAATTTTGCCGCTACAAATGTGAAAAAAACAGCGAAGTGTTTTTGAATTTACGCATTCAAGACAGCACCCTTGAGAAACACCAGAATTTGATCAAGCCTTTTTTAGAAAGCTTTGAATGTGTTTCTTTAGAGGGTTTAAAAACGCAAGGGCGCGCTCGTTTGTTTAAAAAAAGTTTTTTGAATATCCAAAAAACCTTTAAATGGCCGAATTTGAACGCCCAAAATCCTTTAAACCAGGAATCAAAAATCCCCTATTGTTACGGCTTGATCAAGCAAGTCGCTATTTTATCTAATGGCGTTGTCGTGCCGTGCTGCATGGACACGCAAGCTCATATCAACCTTGGCGATTTAAACCATACGCCCCTAAAAGATATTTTAAAGAGCCAAAAAGCTATGGCTATCAAAACCCATTTTTTAAAGGGCGAAGCGTTAGAGCTTTTATGCAAAAACTGCTCCTACCCTCTCATTCGTTATAAAAAATAA
- the ychF gene encoding redox-regulated ATPase YchF gives MGLSVGIVGLPNVGKSSTFNALTKTQNAQSSNYPFCTIEPNKAIVNVPDRRLDALAQIVKPERILHSVVEFVDIAGLIKGASKGEGLGNQFLANIKECEVILQVVRCFEDDNITHVNDKIDPLNDIETIELELILADIATLDKRIDRLQKALKSSKDAKNLLECALSLKTHLEELKPAKTFPLNTSEAFLELDKELRFLSHKKMIYVANVGEEDLNALNEHAKKVKNHAKAQNSEFVALCAKLEEEMVSMSGDEVKEFLQSLGVEESGLEKTIRLSFKELGLINYFTAGVKEVRSWTIKKGSSAPVAAGVIHKDFEKGFIRAETISYDDFIAYKGEAGAKEKGALRIEGKDYIVQDGDVLHFRFNV, from the coding sequence ATGGGCTTGTCTGTAGGCATTGTGGGTTTGCCTAATGTGGGCAAATCCAGCACCTTTAACGCGCTCACTAAAACCCAAAACGCCCAAAGTTCGAACTACCCTTTTTGCACCATTGAACCCAATAAAGCCATCGTGAATGTGCCTGATAGGCGGCTTGATGCGTTGGCTCAAATCGTAAAGCCTGAACGCATTTTGCATTCTGTGGTGGAATTTGTGGATATTGCCGGATTGATTAAGGGAGCGAGCAAGGGGGAGGGTTTAGGCAATCAGTTTTTAGCCAATATCAAGGAATGCGAAGTGATCTTGCAAGTGGTGCGCTGTTTTGAAGATGACAATATCACGCATGTGAACGACAAGATTGATCCTTTGAATGATATAGAGACCATTGAATTGGAGTTGATTTTAGCGGATATTGCCACTTTAGACAAAAGGATCGATCGCTTGCAAAAAGCCCTAAAAAGCTCAAAAGACGCTAAAAATCTTTTAGAATGCGCTTTGAGTTTAAAAACGCATTTAGAAGAATTAAAGCCGGCGAAAACTTTTCCCTTGAATACAAGCGAGGCTTTTTTAGAATTGGACAAGGAATTGCGTTTTTTATCTCATAAAAAAATGATCTACGTCGCTAATGTGGGCGAAGAAGATTTAAACGCACTCAATGAGCATGCCAAAAAAGTCAAAAACCATGCGAAAGCCCAAAATAGCGAGTTTGTTGCCTTGTGCGCTAAATTGGAAGAAGAAATGGTTTCTATGAGTGGAGATGAAGTCAAAGAATTTTTGCAAAGTTTAGGTGTAGAAGAAAGCGGACTAGAAAAGACCATTCGTTTGAGTTTTAAGGAATTAGGTTTGATCAATTATTTTACCGCTGGGGTCAAGGAAGTGCGATCATGGACGATTAAAAAAGGCTCTAGTGCACCCGTGGCTGCTGGGGTGATCCATAAGGATTTTGAAAAAGGCTTTATCAGAGCTGAAACCATCAGTTATGATGATTTTATCGCTTATAAGGGCGAAGCCGGAGCGAAAGAAAAGGGAGCGTTACGCATTGAAGGTAAGGATTATATCGTTCAAGATGGCGATGTGTTGCATTTTCGCTTCAATGTCTAG
- a CDS encoding leucyl aminopeptidase, which yields MLKIKLEKTTFENAKAECSLVFIINKDFDHAWVKNKELLETFKYESEGVFLDQENKILYVGVKEDDVHLLRESACLAVRTLKKLAFKSVKVGVYTCGTHSKDNALLENLKALFLGLKLGLYEYDTFKSNKKESVLKEAIVALELHKPCEKTCTNSLEKSAKEALKYAEIMTESLNIVRDLVNTPPMIGTPVYMAEVAQKVAKENHLEIHVHDEKFLEEKKMNAFLAVNKASLGVNPPRLIHLVYKPKKAKKKIALVGKGLTYDCGGLSLKPADYMVTMKADKGGGSAVIGLLNALAKLGVEAEVHGIIGATENMIGPAAYKPDDILISKEGKSIEVRNTDAEGRLVLADCLSYAQDLNPDVIVDFATLTGACVVGLGEFTSAIMGHNEELKNLFETSGLESGELLAKLPFNRHLKKLIESKIADVCNISSSRYGGAITAGLFLNEFIRDEFKDKWLHIDIAGPAYVEKEWDVNSFGASGAGVRACTAFVEELLKKA from the coding sequence ATGTTAAAAATCAAATTAGAAAAAACCACTTTTGAAAACGCGAAAGCTGAATGCAGTTTAGTTTTTATTATCAATAAGGATTTTGATCATGCTTGGGTCAAAAATAAAGAATTGCTAGAAACCTTTAAATACGAAAGCGAAGGCGTATTTTTAGACCAAGAAAATAAAATCCTGTATGTGGGCGTTAAAGAAGACGATGTGCATTTATTGAGAGAGAGCGCGTGTTTGGCCGTTCGCACCCTTAAGAAACTCGCTTTTAAAAGCGTTAAAGTGGGCGTTTATACTTGTGGGACGCATTCTAAAGATAACGCGCTTTTAGAAAATTTGAAAGCGTTGTTCTTGGGCTTAAAATTAGGCTTGTATGAATACGACACTTTTAAATCCAACAAAAAAGAAAGCGTTTTAAAAGAAGCCATTGTCGCTTTAGAATTGCACAAACCTTGCGAAAAAACTTGCACGAATTCTTTAGAAAAGAGCGCTAAAGAAGCTTTAAAATACGCTGAAATCATGACAGAAAGCTTGAATATCGTTAGAGATCTAGTCAATACCCCCCCTATGATTGGCACCCCGGTTTATATGGCTGAAGTGGCGCAAAAAGTGGCTAAAGAAAACCATTTAGAAATCCATGTCCATGATGAAAAATTTTTAGAAGAAAAGAAAATGAACGCCTTTTTAGCGGTCAATAAAGCCTCTCTTGGAGTCAATCCTCCTCGCTTGATCCATTTAGTTTATAAGCCTAAAAAAGCGAAGAAAAAAATCGCTTTAGTGGGCAAAGGCTTGACTTATGATTGCGGAGGTTTGAGCTTGAAACCGGCCGATTACATGGTTACCATGAAAGCGGATAAAGGCGGTGGCTCTGCGGTGATTGGGCTTTTAAACGCATTAGCCAAACTGGGCGTGGAAGCTGAAGTGCATGGCATTATTGGGGCTACAGAAAACATGATAGGCCCGGCTGCCTATAAACCAGATGATATTTTAATCTCTAAAGAAGGCAAGAGCATTGAAGTGCGTAATACTGACGCTGAAGGGCGTTTGGTTTTAGCGGATTGTTTGAGCTACGCTCAAGATTTAAACCCTGATGTGATCGTGGATTTTGCGACCCTTACCGGAGCATGCGTTGTGGGCTTAGGCGAATTCACTTCAGCGATCATGGGGCATAATGAAGAGTTAAAAAACCTCTTTGAAACTTCGGGGTTAGAATCCGGTGAATTATTAGCCAAACTCCCCTTTAACCGCCATTTAAAGAAATTGATTGAATCTAAAATCGCTGATGTGTGCAATATTTCTTCTTCACGCTATGGCGGTGCGATCACAGCGGGCTTGTTTTTAAATGAATTTATTAGAGATGAATTTAAAGACAAATGGCTACACATTGACATTGCAGGCCCTGCTTATGTGGAAAAAGAATGGGATGTGAATAGCTTTGGAGCGAGTGGGGCTGGCGTGAGAGCATGCACAGCTTTTGTGGAAGAGCTTTTGAAAAAGGCTTGA
- a CDS encoding DedA family protein, with translation MEEYIIDLWNQHAATWGYLILFGWSILEGEIGLILAGIASYTGHMHLGLAILVAGIGGFVGDQIYFYIGRTNKAYIQKKLEKQRRKLALAHLLLQKHGWFIIFIQRYMYGMRTIIPISIGLTRYSALKFAIINLISAMVWASITIILAWYLGEELLHALEWLKKHPYALILLLVSFLALVLWYFQYYSKKNR, from the coding sequence TTGGAAGAATACATCATTGACTTATGGAATCAGCATGCAGCGACTTGGGGGTATCTCATTTTATTCGGGTGGAGTATTTTAGAAGGCGAAATTGGGTTGATTTTAGCAGGGATTGCCAGCTATACCGGTCATATGCATTTGGGGTTAGCCATTTTAGTCGCAGGGATTGGGGGTTTTGTGGGGGATCAGATCTATTTTTACATCGGTCGCACCAATAAAGCTTACATCCAAAAAAAGCTAGAAAAACAACGCCGAAAACTAGCCCTAGCCCATTTATTGTTGCAAAAACATGGCTGGTTTATCATTTTTATCCAACGCTACATGTATGGCATGCGTACCATCATTCCCATTAGCATAGGACTCACGCGCTATAGTGCTTTAAAATTCGCTATCATCAACCTCATTAGTGCGATGGTGTGGGCGAGCATTACCATTATTCTAGCGTGGTATTTAGGAGAAGAGTTATTGCATGCGTTAGAATGGCTTAAAAAACACCCTTATGCGCTAATATTACTATTAGTATCTTTCTTGGCGTTGGTTTTATGGTATTTCCAATACTATAGTAAGAAAAACCGCTAG
- the apt gene encoding adenine phosphoribosyltransferase — MNETLKEELLQNIREVKDYPKKGILFKDITTLLNYPKLFNKLIDALKKRYLALNIDFIVGIEARGFILGSALAYALGVGFVPVRKKGKLPAHTLSQSYSLEYGSDSIEIHSDAFRGIKGVRVVLIDDLLATGGTALASLELIKALQAECIEACFLIGLKELPGIQLLEERVKTFCLLEC; from the coding sequence ATGAATGAAACGCTCAAAGAAGAACTTTTACAAAACATCAGAGAAGTGAAAGACTACCCTAAAAAAGGGATTTTATTCAAAGACATTACCACGCTACTCAACTACCCTAAACTCTTTAACAAACTCATTGACGCGCTCAAAAAACGCTATCTCGCTCTCAATATAGACTTTATCGTGGGCATTGAAGCGAGGGGGTTTATTTTAGGCTCTGCTTTAGCTTATGCGCTTGGGGTGGGTTTTGTGCCTGTGAGGAAAAAAGGCAAACTCCCCGCACACACCTTATCTCAAAGCTATAGTTTAGAATACGGGAGCGATAGCATAGAAATCCACTCTGACGCTTTTAGGGGAATTAAGGGGGTAAGAGTGGTGTTGATTGATGATTTATTAGCCACTGGAGGCACAGCTTTAGCGAGCCTTGAGCTTATCAAAGCCCTACAAGCTGAATGCATAGAAGCATGCTTTTTGATAGGGTTAAAAGAATTACCGGGTATCCAACTTTTAGAAGAGCGAGTGAAAACCTTTTGTTTGTTAGAATGCTAG
- the rpiB gene encoding ribose 5-phosphate isomerase B — translation MNKPLNIAQVFIGSDHAGLHLAEFVKHFLEDKRFKIQAFLPTMRVDYPDYAKLVCQKVLENPQSYGILVCATGIGMSMGANRFKGIRAALCLDAYMAKMTRLHNNANVLCLGEKISGIGVTESILEAFFSTEFEQGRHVLRIQKLDESLKSST, via the coding sequence ATGAATAAGCCTTTGAATATTGCTCAAGTTTTTATAGGAAGCGATCATGCAGGGTTGCATCTTGCAGAATTTGTTAAACATTTTTTAGAAGACAAGCGTTTTAAGATCCAAGCTTTTTTACCCACTATGAGGGTGGATTACCCTGATTACGCCAAATTAGTGTGCCAAAAGGTCTTAGAAAATCCGCAAAGCTATGGCATTTTAGTGTGCGCCACAGGGATAGGCATGAGCATGGGCGCTAATCGCTTTAAGGGTATTAGAGCCGCTTTGTGCCTTGATGCTTACATGGCCAAAATGACTCGCTTGCACAATAACGCTAATGTCTTGTGCTTGGGCGAAAAGATTAGCGGTATTGGCGTAACAGAAAGCATTTTAGAAGCGTTTTTCTCTACAGAATTTGAACAAGGCCGCCATGTGTTGCGCATCCAAAAACTAGATGAATCGCTGAAATCATCAACCTAA
- a CDS encoding site-2 protease family protein, with amino-acid sequence MQFFDFSLESFITTLMKILALLIAIIGHEIMHGLSAFLFGDRSAKDAKRLSLNPIRHLDMMGSVLLPALLLIFQAPFLFGWAKPVPVDMRYIVSQKGSLACVVVSLAGMVYNFTLAVLLASITHWSFQKLGINALSINELNLYQLALVTFLIQGILYNLVLGVFNSLPIPPLDGSKALGFLALHFKSSFLLEWFSKMERYGMLVVFVFLFIPPLSEFFIHAPTRFLFSLLLS; translated from the coding sequence GTGCAATTTTTTGATTTCTCTTTAGAAAGTTTTATTACCACCTTAATGAAAATCCTAGCCCTTTTGATCGCTATCATAGGGCATGAGATCATGCATGGCTTGAGCGCATTTTTATTTGGGGATAGGAGCGCTAAAGACGCCAAGCGTTTGAGTTTAAACCCTATCAGGCATTTAGACATGATGGGCTCGGTGCTTTTACCGGCTTTATTACTCATTTTTCAAGCCCCTTTTTTGTTTGGGTGGGCTAAACCCGTGCCTGTGGATATGCGTTACATTGTCTCTCAAAAAGGCTCTTTGGCATGCGTAGTGGTGAGTTTAGCCGGGATGGTTTATAATTTCACCCTGGCCGTTCTGCTCGCTTCCATCACGCATTGGAGCTTCCAAAAACTAGGGATCAACGCTTTAAGCATCAATGAATTGAATCTTTATCAGCTCGCTTTAGTAACCTTTCTCATTCAAGGCATTCTTTATAATCTTGTCTTAGGCGTTTTCAATAGTCTCCCTATCCCGCCCTTAGACGGCTCCAAAGCATTAGGCTTTTTAGCGTTGCATTTTAAAAGTTCGTTTTTATTGGAATGGTTTTCTAAAATGGAACGCTACGGCATGTTGGTAGTGTTTGTCTTTTTGTTTATCCCCCCTTTATCGGAGTTTTTTATCCATGCACCCACAAGATTTTTATTTTCCTTACTCCTTTCTTAA
- the lepB gene encoding signal peptidase I encodes MKFLRSVYAFCSSWVGTIIIVLLVIFFIAQAFIIPSRSMVGTLYEGDMLFVKKFSYGIPIPKIPWIELPVMPDFKNNGHLIEGDRPKRGEVVVFIPPHEKKSYYVKRNFAIGGDEVLFTSEGFYLHPFESGTDKTYIAKHYPDAMTKEFMGKIFVLNPYKNKHPGIHYQKDNETFHLMEQLATQGAEANISMQLIQMEGEKVFYKKINDDEFFMIGDNRDNSSDSRFWGSVAYKNIVGSPWFVYFSLSLKNSLEMDAENNPKKRYLVRWERMFKSVEGLEKIIKKENATH; translated from the coding sequence ATGAAATTTTTACGCTCTGTTTATGCATTTTGCTCCAGTTGGGTGGGGACGATCATTATCGTGCTGTTGGTTATCTTTTTTATCGCGCAAGCCTTTATCATTCCCTCTCGCTCTATGGTAGGCACGCTCTATGAGGGCGACATGCTCTTTGTCAAAAAGTTTTCTTACGGCATACCCATTCCTAAAATCCCATGGATTGAGCTTCCTGTTATGCCTGATTTTAAAAATAACGGGCATTTGATAGAGGGGGATCGCCCTAAGCGTGGCGAAGTGGTGGTGTTTATCCCTCCCCATGAAAAAAAATCTTACTATGTCAAAAGGAATTTTGCTATTGGGGGCGATGAGGTGCTATTCACTAGTGAGGGGTTTTATTTGCACCCTTTTGAGAGCGGCACGGACAAAACTTACATCGCTAAACATTACCCAGATGCTATGACTAAAGAATTTATGGGTAAAATTTTTGTTTTAAACCCTTATAAAAATAAGCATCCGGGTATCCATTACCAAAAAGACAATGAAACCTTCCACTTAATGGAGCAGTTAGCCACTCAAGGCGCAGAAGCTAATATCAGCATGCAACTCATTCAAATGGAGGGCGAAAAGGTGTTTTATAAAAAAATCAATGACGATGAATTTTTCATGATCGGCGATAACAGAGACAATTCTAGCGACTCGCGCTTTTGGGGGAGTGTGGCTTATAAAAATATCGTGGGTTCGCCATGGTTTGTTTATTTCAGTTTGAGTTTAAAAAATAGCCTGGAAATGGATGCAGAAAATAACCCTAAAAAACGCTATCTGGTGCGTTGGGAACGCATGTTTAAAAGCGTTGAAGGCTTAGAAAAAATCATTAAAAAAGAAAACGCAACGCATTAA